One window of Streptomyces sp. FIT100 genomic DNA carries:
- a CDS encoding VanW family protein: protein MARALSAAVNWRIALPVAGGAVVLGLGGLYAAGLAAADVPGGTHVRGVDIGGMSRAEAQRVLDRKLGPDFTAPLTVRIGDRTEKADPAALGLSLDTAATADRAADPASDPIAVIGKLFTSERRDVEPAIRVDEQKSRAAIERIGTAADRKVRDGAIAFENGTATAVAPVTGMSLVEDRALDSLRTAYLRASATEARAVVMPVKQTPPRIGTAETDRAMKNFAQPAMSGPVTLTLAGERIFIGPATIGRHLTMKAGSGDRLEPALDAKGLLAEPEVAAQVNAAAQGPRDAKLGLGADNRVTVVQESREGHEVTDKALGDAVMPLLTRTGAARTGELAARTIEPKLSAASARELGIKEKISSFTVEFPAAPYRTTNIGRAVQLIDGSLVLPGKEWSFNRTVGERTEENGFVDGIMINDGQYVKSPGGGVSAVATTMYNALFFAGVKPLEHGAHSFYIERYPEGREATVAWGTLDLRWLNDSGHAIYVKAQSTDTSLTITFLGTKKYDEIRATKGPRTGITQPGKRTGSGPTCEVQTPLEGFDVAVGRVFLQDGREVKRENYKTHYTPRDEVTCTPEEPAGKQAADGARTPPAADATDGAPAA, encoded by the coding sequence ATGGCACGCGCACTCAGTGCAGCCGTCAACTGGCGGATCGCTCTGCCCGTCGCCGGGGGCGCGGTCGTGTTGGGCCTGGGCGGTCTCTACGCGGCCGGGCTCGCGGCCGCGGACGTCCCCGGGGGCACGCATGTCCGCGGGGTCGACATCGGCGGGATGAGCCGGGCGGAGGCACAGCGCGTCCTGGACCGCAAGCTCGGGCCGGATTTCACGGCGCCGCTCACCGTCAGGATCGGTGACCGCACGGAGAAGGCCGATCCCGCCGCGCTCGGACTCTCGCTCGACACGGCCGCGACCGCCGACCGCGCCGCGGACCCGGCGTCCGATCCGATCGCCGTGATCGGCAAGCTCTTCACCTCGGAGCGCCGGGACGTCGAGCCGGCGATACGCGTGGACGAGCAGAAGAGCCGGGCCGCGATCGAGCGCATCGGTACGGCCGCCGACCGGAAGGTCCGCGACGGGGCGATAGCGTTCGAGAACGGCACCGCGACGGCCGTCGCCCCGGTCACCGGCATGTCCCTGGTCGAGGACCGGGCGCTGGACAGCCTGCGCACCGCGTATCTGCGCGCGAGCGCCACGGAGGCACGGGCCGTGGTCATGCCCGTGAAGCAGACGCCGCCGCGCATAGGCACCGCCGAGACCGACCGGGCCATGAAGAACTTCGCCCAGCCCGCGATGTCGGGCCCGGTCACGCTCACCCTCGCCGGTGAGCGGATATTCATCGGCCCCGCCACCATAGGCCGCCACCTCACCATGAAGGCCGGCAGCGGCGACCGGCTCGAGCCGGCCCTGGACGCCAAGGGCCTGCTCGCCGAGCCGGAGGTCGCCGCCCAGGTGAACGCGGCCGCCCAGGGCCCCCGGGACGCGAAGCTCGGCCTCGGCGCCGACAACCGGGTGACCGTGGTGCAGGAGAGCCGCGAGGGACACGAGGTCACCGACAAGGCGCTCGGCGACGCCGTCATGCCCCTGCTGACCCGCACCGGCGCCGCCCGTACCGGCGAACTGGCGGCCAGGACGATCGAGCCGAAGCTCAGCGCCGCGTCGGCACGGGAGCTCGGCATCAAGGAGAAGATCTCGTCGTTCACCGTCGAGTTCCCAGCCGCGCCCTACCGGACGACCAACATAGGCCGCGCCGTCCAGCTGATCGACGGCTCGCTCGTCCTGCCCGGCAAGGAGTGGAGCTTCAACCGGACGGTCGGCGAGCGGACCGAGGAGAACGGCTTCGTCGACGGCATCATGATCAACGACGGCCAGTACGTGAAGTCGCCGGGCGGCGGCGTCTCGGCCGTCGCCACCACGATGTACAACGCCCTCTTCTTCGCCGGGGTCAAGCCGCTGGAACACGGCGCGCACTCGTTCTACATCGAGCGCTACCCCGAGGGCCGCGAGGCCACGGTCGCCTGGGGCACCCTCGACCTGCGGTGGCTCAACGACTCCGGGCACGCCATCTACGTCAAGGCCCAGTCCACCGACACCTCGCTGACCATCACCTTCCTCGGCACGAAGAAGTACGACGAGATACGCGCGACCAAGGGGCCGCGCACCGGTATCACGCAGCCCGGCAAGCGCACGGGCAGCGGCCCCACCTGCGAGGTCCAGACCCCGCTCGAGGGCTTCGACGTCGCCGTCGGCCGCGTCTTCCTCCAGGACGGGCGGGAGGTCAAGCGGGAGAACTACAAGACCCACTACACCCCGCGCGACGAGGTCACGTGCACCCCGGAGGAGCCGGCCGGCAAGCAGGCGGCGGACGGAGCGCGGACTCCGCCCGCGGCGGACGCGACGGACGGCGCCCCGGCCGCCTGA
- the tdh gene encoding L-threonine 3-dehydrogenase: MKALVKQHAEPGLWLMDVPEPDHGPGEVLIKVLRTGICGTDLHIRSWDGWAQQSIETPLVIGHEFVGEVAAVGSDVQDIAVGDLVSGEGHLVCGRCRNCLAGRRHLCRSTVGLGVGRDGAFAEYVVLPASNVWVHRTPVDLDVAAIFDPFGNAVHTALSFPLVGEDVLITGAGPIGIMAAAVARHAGARNVVITDVSEPRLELARKAGATLAVNVAETDIAAAQRTLGLKEGFDIGLEMSGRPEAVRDMIGNMTHGGRIAMLGLPAQEFAVDWSKIVTSMITIKGIYGREMFETWYAMTVLLEGGLDLSPVITGSYGYQDFDAAFDEAATARSGKIILRWDE, encoded by the coding sequence ATGAAGGCACTTGTCAAGCAGCACGCCGAGCCCGGGCTGTGGCTCATGGACGTCCCCGAGCCGGACCACGGCCCCGGTGAGGTGCTGATCAAGGTCCTCCGCACCGGCATCTGCGGCACCGACCTTCACATCCGCTCCTGGGACGGCTGGGCCCAGCAGTCGATCGAGACGCCGCTCGTCATCGGCCACGAGTTCGTCGGCGAGGTCGCCGCCGTCGGTAGTGACGTCCAGGACATCGCCGTCGGCGACCTCGTCAGCGGCGAGGGGCACCTCGTCTGCGGCAGGTGCCGCAACTGCCTGGCCGGCCGGCGCCACCTGTGCCGCAGCACGGTCGGCCTCGGCGTCGGCCGAGACGGCGCGTTCGCCGAGTACGTCGTCCTGCCCGCGTCCAACGTGTGGGTGCACCGCACCCCCGTCGACCTCGACGTTGCCGCGATCTTCGACCCGTTCGGCAACGCCGTGCACACCGCGCTCTCCTTCCCGCTCGTCGGCGAGGACGTCCTCATCACCGGCGCCGGCCCGATCGGCATCATGGCGGCGGCCGTCGCCCGCCACGCCGGCGCCCGCAACGTCGTCATCACCGACGTGAGCGAGCCGCGCCTGGAACTGGCCCGCAAGGCCGGCGCCACCCTCGCCGTCAACGTCGCCGAGACCGACATCGCCGCGGCACAGCGCACCCTCGGCCTCAAGGAGGGCTTCGACATCGGCCTGGAGATGTCCGGCCGCCCCGAGGCCGTCCGCGACATGATCGGCAACATGACGCACGGCGGCCGGATCGCGATGCTCGGACTGCCCGCGCAGGAGTTCGCCGTCGACTGGTCGAAGATCGTCACCTCGATGATCACCATCAAGGGCATCTACGGCCGCGAGATGTTCGAGACCTGGTACGCGATGACCGTCCTCCTGGAGGGCGGGCTCGACCTCAGCCCCGTCATCACCGGCAGCTACGGCTACCAGGACTTCGACGCCGCCTTCGACGAGGCCGCCACCGCCCGCAGCGGCAAGATCATCCTCCGCTGGGATGAGTGA
- the paaK gene encoding phenylacetate--CoA ligase PaaK → MTDRTEVTALLDAGERLSREELRTLQLERLRASLRHAYENVGFYRESFDKAGVHPEDCRSLGDLARFPFTAKSDLRDRYPFGMFAVEQSRVRRIHASSGTTGRPTVVGYTDGDLDTWADVVARSIRAAGGRPGHKVHVAYGYGLFTGGLGAHYGAERLGCTVIPASGGMTARQVQLITDFRPEIIMVTPSYMLTLLDEFERQGVDPRSTSLEVGIFGAEPWTEEMRREIEERFAIDAVDIYGLSEVMGPGVAQECVETKDGLHIWEDHFYPEVVDPFTGEVLPDGEEGELVFTSLTKEAMPVIRYRTRDLTRLLPGTARVFRRMEKVTGRSDDMIILRGVNLFPTQIEEIVLRTPGVAPHFQLRLTREGRMDALTVRAEAREGATPERREAAAREIAAAVKDGIGVSVAVEVVAPETLERSVGKIKRIVDLRRTAAG, encoded by the coding sequence ATGACGGACCGGACGGAAGTGACGGCTCTGCTGGACGCGGGCGAGCGGCTGAGCCGCGAGGAGCTCAGGACCCTGCAGCTGGAGCGGCTGCGGGCGAGCCTGCGCCACGCGTACGAGAACGTCGGCTTCTACCGCGAGTCGTTCGACAAGGCGGGGGTGCACCCCGAGGACTGCCGCTCCCTCGGCGATCTCGCGCGTTTCCCGTTCACGGCCAAGAGCGATCTGCGGGACCGCTACCCCTTCGGGATGTTCGCCGTGGAGCAGTCGCGGGTGCGGCGCATCCACGCCTCCAGCGGGACGACCGGCCGGCCCACGGTGGTCGGCTACACGGACGGGGACCTCGACACCTGGGCGGACGTGGTGGCCCGCTCGATCCGCGCGGCCGGCGGCCGGCCCGGGCACAAGGTGCACGTGGCGTACGGGTACGGGCTGTTCACCGGCGGTCTCGGGGCGCACTACGGGGCCGAGCGGCTCGGCTGCACCGTCATCCCGGCGTCGGGCGGGATGACCGCCCGGCAGGTGCAGCTGATCACGGACTTCCGGCCCGAGATCATCATGGTGACGCCGTCGTACATGCTGACGCTCCTCGACGAGTTCGAGCGGCAGGGCGTGGATCCGCGCTCGACCTCGCTGGAGGTGGGGATATTCGGCGCGGAGCCGTGGACCGAGGAGATGCGGCGGGAGATCGAGGAGCGGTTCGCGATCGACGCGGTCGACATCTACGGACTGTCCGAGGTGATGGGCCCGGGCGTGGCGCAGGAGTGTGTGGAGACCAAGGACGGGCTGCACATCTGGGAGGACCACTTCTATCCGGAGGTCGTGGATCCGTTCACCGGCGAGGTGCTGCCGGACGGCGAGGAGGGGGAGCTGGTCTTCACCTCGCTGACCAAGGAGGCCATGCCGGTGATCCGCTACCGGACGAGGGACCTGACCCGGCTGCTGCCGGGGACGGCGCGGGTCTTCCGGCGGATGGAGAAGGTCACCGGGCGCAGCGACGACATGATCATCCTGCGCGGGGTGAACCTCTTCCCGACGCAGATCGAGGAGATCGTGCTCCGCACACCGGGGGTCGCCCCGCACTTCCAGCTGCGGCTGACCCGCGAAGGGCGGATGGACGCGCTGACGGTGCGGGCCGAGGCGCGTGAAGGGGCGACGCCGGAGCGGCGTGAGGCCGCGGCACGGGAGATCGCAGCGGCGGTGAAGGACGGCATCGGGGTCTCGGTGGCGGTGGAGGTGGTCGCCCCCGAGACGCTGGAGCGGTCGGTCGGCAAGATCAAGCGGATCGTGGACCTGCGGCGGACCGCCGCCGGGTGA
- a CDS encoding fatty acyl-CoA synthetase, whose protein sequence is MAALERLRSSTVDGVLRRSAQRVPDRTAVRYGDRSWTYAELDAAVTTAAAVLSDHGLGECDRVAVYGRNSDAYLIAFLACARAGFVHVPVNHNLTGDDLTYILDQSGSSLVLADPALADRVPEGHVVRALRDTGDSLLAALAEPQDFDPDRDAHNLAQLLYTSGTTALPKGAMMTHRALVHEYISAITALDLDEHDKPVHSLPLYHSAQMHVFLLPYLAVGAESTLLDAPDAAQIFDLVEAGRADSLFAPPTVWIALSEHPGFATRDLGGLRKAYYGASIMPVPVLERLRERLPGLAFYNCFGQSEIGPLATVLGPKEHEGRMDSCGRPVRFVEAKVVDEDGEDVPDGTPGEIVYRSPQLCKGYWNKPEETRAAFRGGWFRSGDLAVRDGEGYYTIVDRVKDVINSGGVLVASRQVEDVLYTHPSVAEAAVIGLPDERWIEAVTAVVVPRDGVTEDELLAHAREHLPGFKVPKRIVLVDQLPRNASGKILKRELRAGF, encoded by the coding sequence ATGGCAGCCTTGGAACGACTCCGCAGCAGCACCGTCGACGGCGTCCTGCGACGCAGCGCCCAGCGCGTGCCCGACCGCACCGCCGTCCGCTACGGCGACCGGTCCTGGACCTACGCAGAGCTGGACGCCGCCGTCACCACCGCGGCCGCCGTGCTGAGCGACCACGGCCTGGGCGAGTGCGACCGCGTCGCCGTCTACGGCCGCAACTCCGACGCCTACCTCATCGCCTTCCTGGCCTGCGCCCGCGCCGGGTTCGTCCACGTGCCCGTGAACCACAACCTGACCGGCGACGATCTCACGTACATCCTGGACCAGTCCGGCAGTTCACTCGTCCTCGCCGACCCCGCTCTCGCGGACCGCGTCCCGGAGGGGCACGTCGTCCGGGCCCTGCGCGACACCGGTGACTCGCTGCTCGCGGCGCTGGCCGAACCGCAGGACTTCGACCCCGACCGGGACGCCCACAACCTCGCCCAGCTCCTCTACACCTCGGGGACGACGGCCCTGCCGAAGGGCGCGATGATGACGCACCGGGCGCTGGTGCACGAGTACATCAGCGCCATCACCGCGCTCGACCTGGACGAGCACGACAAGCCCGTCCACTCGCTGCCCCTCTACCACTCCGCGCAGATGCACGTGTTCCTGCTGCCGTACCTCGCCGTCGGCGCGGAGAGCACCCTTCTCGACGCGCCGGACGCCGCGCAGATCTTCGACCTGGTGGAGGCGGGCCGCGCCGACAGCCTGTTCGCGCCGCCGACCGTCTGGATCGCCCTCTCCGAGCACCCCGGGTTCGCCACGCGCGACCTCGGCGGACTGCGCAAGGCGTACTACGGAGCCTCGATCATGCCCGTGCCCGTGCTGGAACGGCTGCGGGAACGCCTGCCCGGACTCGCGTTCTACAACTGCTTCGGCCAGAGCGAGATCGGACCGCTCGCCACCGTGCTCGGGCCCAAGGAGCACGAGGGCCGGATGGACTCCTGCGGGAGGCCCGTGCGCTTCGTCGAGGCGAAGGTCGTCGACGAGGACGGCGAGGACGTGCCCGACGGTACGCCGGGCGAGATCGTCTACCGCTCGCCGCAGCTCTGCAAGGGGTACTGGAACAAGCCGGAGGAGACCCGGGCGGCGTTCCGCGGCGGCTGGTTCCGCTCCGGTGACCTCGCCGTACGCGACGGCGAGGGCTACTACACGATCGTCGACCGGGTGAAGGACGTCATCAACTCCGGGGGAGTGCTGGTCGCTTCACGCCAGGTCGAGGACGTCCTCTACACCCATCCGTCGGTCGCCGAGGCCGCCGTGATCGGCCTCCCGGACGAGCGCTGGATCGAGGCCGTGACCGCCGTCGTCGTTCCCCGCGACGGCGTGACGGAGGACGAACTCCTCGCCCACGCACGCGAGCACCTCCCCGGGTTCAAGGTGCCGAAGCGGATCGTCCTCGTGGACCAGCTGCCGCGCAACGCGAGCGGCAAGATCCTCAAGAGGGAACTGCGCGCCGGATTCTGA
- a CDS encoding calcium:proton antiporter — protein MRSGTASQAAQWTTWVPVVAAVALVLGWGRVLPVSAVTVVGLCLVGAVLAAVHHAEVVAHRVGEPFGSLVLAVAVTVIEVGLIVTLMAGGGDKASTYARDTVFAAVMITCNGIVGLSLLVAALRNRIAVFNAEGSGGALATVCTLATMTLVLPTFTTGRPGPQFTGAQLAFAAAASLCLYGLFVAVQTVRHRDYFLPVVRDGQDSGPDSHAPPPGVRQTWWSVALLFVALVAVVGDAKLVSPAIEGGVESAGLPNSVVGVVIALMVLMPETLAAVRAARRDRMQTSLNLAYGSAIASIGLTIPAIALASVWLPGSLILGEDATHMVLLALTAVVSALTVVPGRATLLQGGVHLLIFAAFVFLSFSP, from the coding sequence ATGAGGAGCGGCACGGCATCGCAGGCAGCGCAGTGGACCACCTGGGTGCCGGTCGTCGCCGCCGTCGCGCTCGTCCTCGGCTGGGGGCGCGTGCTGCCGGTCTCCGCCGTGACCGTCGTCGGGCTGTGCCTCGTCGGCGCCGTGCTGGCCGCCGTGCACCACGCCGAGGTCGTCGCCCACCGGGTCGGCGAGCCCTTCGGCTCCCTCGTGCTCGCCGTGGCCGTCACCGTCATCGAGGTCGGCCTCATCGTCACCCTGATGGCGGGCGGCGGCGACAAGGCGTCCACCTATGCCAGGGACACCGTCTTCGCCGCCGTCATGATCACATGCAACGGCATCGTCGGGCTCTCCCTGCTGGTTGCCGCCCTGCGCAACCGGATCGCCGTCTTCAACGCCGAGGGCTCGGGCGGCGCGCTCGCGACCGTGTGCACCCTCGCCACCATGACGCTGGTGCTGCCCACCTTCACCACGGGCCGCCCGGGGCCGCAGTTCACCGGCGCCCAGCTCGCCTTCGCCGCCGCCGCCTCGCTCTGCCTGTACGGGCTCTTCGTCGCCGTGCAGACCGTGCGGCACCGCGACTACTTCCTGCCCGTCGTCCGGGACGGCCAGGACTCCGGCCCCGACAGCCACGCCCCGCCGCCCGGGGTCCGGCAGACCTGGTGGAGCGTCGCGCTGCTCTTCGTGGCACTCGTCGCCGTCGTCGGCGACGCCAAACTCGTCTCGCCCGCCATCGAGGGCGGCGTCGAGTCGGCCGGACTGCCGAACTCCGTCGTCGGCGTCGTCATCGCCCTCATGGTCCTGATGCCCGAGACCCTCGCCGCCGTCCGGGCCGCGCGCCGGGACCGCATGCAGACCAGCCTCAACCTCGCCTACGGCTCCGCCATCGCCAGCATCGGCCTGACGATCCCGGCGATCGCCCTCGCCTCGGTCTGGCTGCCCGGGAGCCTGATCCTCGGCGAGGACGCCACCCACATGGTGCTGCTCGCACTCACCGCCGTGGTCAGCGCCCTCACCGTCGTACCCGGCCGGGCCACCCTCCTCCAGGGCGGCGTCCATCTGCTGATCTTCGCCGCCTTCGTGTTCCTGTCGTTCAGCCCCTGA
- a CDS encoding alpha/beta fold hydrolase, translating to MPTFSAYDGTTLACHVEGEGEPLICLPGGPMRASAYLGDLGGLTAHRTLVRLDLRGTGDSAAPEDTATYRCDRLVDDVEALREHLGLDRADILAHSAAGNLALLHAAAHPGRVRSLALITPGARALGVEAGEQDWRDAIALREGEPWYEAGRAAWDAYFAGAALDDLWPDIVPFLYGRWDAAAMDHAADDAHQTNPRARSAYYADGAFDPAATATSLAAVDVPVLVLAGEYDGGPTPGRAAEIAARFTHGRVAVQAGAAHYPWLDDPEDFRRTVAAFLDRTSAAS from the coding sequence ATGCCGACCTTCAGCGCGTACGACGGCACTACGCTCGCCTGCCACGTCGAGGGGGAGGGCGAGCCGCTGATCTGCCTCCCGGGCGGCCCTATGCGGGCCTCGGCCTACCTGGGCGACCTCGGCGGGCTCACCGCCCACCGGACCCTCGTACGGCTCGACCTGCGCGGCACCGGCGACTCCGCGGCCCCCGAGGACACGGCGACGTACCGCTGCGACCGGCTCGTCGACGATGTCGAGGCGCTCCGCGAGCACCTCGGACTCGACCGCGCCGACATCCTCGCCCACTCGGCCGCCGGCAACCTCGCCCTGCTCCACGCCGCCGCCCACCCCGGCCGGGTGCGCTCCCTGGCTCTGATCACCCCCGGCGCCCGCGCCCTCGGCGTCGAGGCCGGCGAACAGGACTGGCGCGACGCCATCGCCCTGCGCGAGGGCGAGCCCTGGTACGAGGCGGGCCGCGCCGCCTGGGACGCCTACTTCGCCGGCGCCGCGCTCGACGACCTCTGGCCGGACATCGTGCCGTTCCTGTACGGCCGCTGGGACGCCGCCGCCATGGACCACGCGGCGGACGACGCCCACCAGACCAACCCCCGGGCCAGGAGCGCCTACTACGCCGACGGCGCCTTCGACCCGGCTGCCACGGCCACGTCCCTGGCGGCCGTGGATGTGCCGGTGCTCGTGCTCGCCGGCGAGTACGACGGCGGCCCCACCCCCGGCCGCGCCGCCGAGATCGCCGCGCGGTTCACGCACGGCAGGGTCGCCGTCCAGGCCGGTGCCGCGCACTATCCGTGGCTCGACGACCCGGAGGACTTCCGCCGCACCGTCGCCGCCTTCCTCGACCGGACGTCCGCCGCGTCATGA